In one Chitinophaga sancti genomic region, the following are encoded:
- a CDS encoding PspC domain-containing protein — protein MNRFKDFMEWQAFGVCTAIGNRLGVATSRIRLFFIYVSFLTMGSPIIVYLIMAFWVNMKNYILNARRNPLRYL, from the coding sequence ATGAATAGATTCAAAGATTTTATGGAATGGCAGGCCTTCGGTGTGTGCACCGCAATAGGCAACAGGCTGGGAGTAGCGACTTCCCGCATCCGCTTGTTCTTTATCTATGTTTCTTTCCTGACGATGGGATCCCCAATCATTGTTTACCTGATTATGGCTTTTTGGGTTAACATGAAGAACTACATTCTCAATGCCAGAAGAAACCCCCTAAGGTATTTGTAA
- a CDS encoding aconitate hydratase, which produces MVFDIEMIKKVYAALPGKVEATRKLLGRPLTLSEKILYAHLYAPASSAYERGKSYVEFAPDRVAMQDATAQMALLQFMTCGRARVAVPSTVHCDHLIQAKTGAASDLATANNTNKEVYEFLSSISNKYGIGFWKPGAGIIHQVVLENYAFPGGLMIGTDSHTPNAGGLGMLAIGVGGADAVDVMAGLAWELKMPKLIGVKLTGKLSGWVSPKDIILKVAGVLTVKGGTGCIVEYFGEGADSLSATGKGTICNMGAEIGATCSVFGYDSKISAYLQATERSEIAALADGIKDHLRPDAEVYADPTKYYDQVIEINLNELEPHVNGPFTPDLAWPISKFAQAVKENNWPEKLEVALIGSCTNSSYEDISRAASLAQQAIDKNLPVKSEYTITPGSELVRFTIERDGLLNTFNQIGGVVLANACGPCIGQWARHIDDPNRKNSIITSFNRNFAKRNDGLAGTHAFVASPEIVTALAIAGDLTFNPLTDTLKNKDGQDVKLDEPTGFELPARGFAVDDPGYQAPAADGSGVQVVVSPTSDRLQLLAPFTPWEGTDLKGLKLLIKAKGKCTTDHISMAGPWLKFRGHLDNISNNMLIGAINAFNDKSDTVKNQLTGEYGAVPATQRTYKAAGIGSIVVGDENYGEGSSREHAAMEPRHLGVRAILVKSFARIHETNLKKQGMLGLTFANKEDYDKIQEDDTFDIIGLTSFAPAKPLTVVAHHKDGSSDEITVNHTYNEQQIQWFKAGGALNVIRAEFAKA; this is translated from the coding sequence ATGGTGTTTGATATCGAAATGATTAAAAAAGTGTATGCGGCACTCCCGGGTAAGGTGGAAGCTACCCGTAAGCTGTTAGGACGCCCGCTCACACTGTCAGAAAAGATTTTGTATGCTCACTTATATGCGCCGGCTTCGTCAGCATATGAAAGAGGTAAATCTTATGTTGAGTTTGCACCCGATCGCGTGGCGATGCAGGATGCCACGGCACAGATGGCCCTGTTACAGTTTATGACCTGCGGCCGCGCCAGAGTAGCAGTTCCTTCTACTGTTCACTGCGATCACCTTATCCAGGCTAAAACAGGTGCAGCTTCTGATCTGGCGACCGCTAATAACACCAACAAGGAAGTTTACGAATTCCTCTCCTCAATTTCCAATAAATACGGTATCGGGTTCTGGAAGCCAGGCGCAGGTATTATTCACCAGGTTGTACTGGAGAATTATGCTTTCCCGGGTGGCCTGATGATCGGTACTGACTCCCACACGCCAAACGCCGGTGGTCTTGGTATGCTTGCAATCGGTGTAGGTGGTGCCGACGCCGTAGACGTAATGGCGGGTCTCGCATGGGAACTGAAAATGCCTAAACTGATCGGTGTAAAACTGACTGGTAAACTGAGCGGATGGGTTTCTCCAAAAGATATTATCCTGAAAGTAGCGGGCGTACTGACTGTAAAAGGTGGTACCGGCTGTATCGTGGAATACTTTGGTGAAGGTGCTGACAGCCTGAGTGCGACTGGTAAAGGCACGATCTGTAATATGGGTGCTGAGATTGGTGCTACCTGCTCTGTATTCGGTTACGATAGCAAGATCTCTGCTTACCTGCAGGCCACTGAACGTAGCGAAATCGCTGCCCTGGCTGATGGGATCAAAGATCACCTGCGCCCGGATGCTGAGGTGTACGCAGATCCTACTAAATACTACGACCAGGTAATCGAGATCAACCTGAACGAACTGGAACCACATGTAAATGGTCCGTTCACACCAGATCTTGCATGGCCTATCTCTAAGTTCGCACAGGCTGTTAAAGAAAACAACTGGCCTGAGAAACTGGAAGTAGCCCTGATCGGCTCCTGCACCAACTCCTCTTACGAAGATATTTCCCGTGCAGCTTCCCTGGCTCAACAAGCCATCGACAAAAACCTGCCTGTTAAATCTGAATATACAATCACACCAGGTTCTGAACTGGTTCGCTTCACCATCGAAAGAGATGGCCTGCTGAACACCTTCAACCAGATTGGCGGTGTAGTACTGGCAAACGCCTGCGGCCCTTGTATTGGCCAGTGGGCACGTCATATCGACGATCCAAACCGTAAGAACTCCATCATCACTTCCTTCAACCGTAACTTCGCGAAGAGAAATGATGGCCTGGCAGGTACCCACGCTTTCGTAGCCTCTCCTGAAATCGTAACCGCACTGGCTATTGCCGGTGACCTCACCTTCAATCCACTGACTGACACCCTGAAAAACAAGGATGGCCAGGATGTGAAGCTGGATGAGCCAACAGGTTTCGAACTGCCTGCCAGAGGCTTTGCTGTAGACGATCCGGGTTACCAGGCACCTGCTGCTGATGGTAGCGGTGTACAGGTAGTCGTATCTCCTACCAGCGATCGCTTGCAACTGCTTGCGCCATTCACTCCATGGGAAGGAACCGACCTGAAAGGGCTGAAACTGCTGATCAAGGCAAAAGGTAAATGTACGACTGACCATATCTCTATGGCAGGTCCATGGCTGAAATTCCGTGGTCATCTTGACAACATTTCTAACAACATGCTGATTGGTGCCATCAACGCATTCAACGATAAATCTGATACTGTAAAGAACCAGTTGACTGGCGAATACGGTGCTGTACCTGCCACCCAGCGCACTTATAAAGCTGCCGGTATCGGTTCTATCGTAGTAGGTGATGAAAACTATGGTGAAGGCTCCAGCCGTGAACACGCTGCGATGGAGCCCCGTCACCTGGGCGTTCGCGCGATACTCGTGAAATCTTTCGCACGCATCCACGAAACAAACCTGAAAAAACAAGGCATGCTCGGCCTCACCTTCGCTAACAAAGAAGATTACGATAAGATCCAGGAAGACGATACATTCGATATTATTGGTCTTACAAGCTTCGCTCCTGCTAAACCGCTGACTGTGGTAGCTCACCACAAAGACGGCAGCAGCGACGAAATCACAGTAAACCATACCTACAATGAACAACAGATTCAGTGGTTCAAAGCAGGTGGTGCACTGAACGTAATTCGTGCTGAATTCGCGAAAGCATAA
- the kdsA gene encoding 3-deoxy-8-phosphooctulonate synthase produces MSVSHLKALFKERYNPENFFLIAGPCVVEDEALLMHVAEKVSRICERLQIPYIFKASYRKANRTSINSFSGIGDVEGLDLLQKVGHTFNLPVTTDIHSAAEAAMAAAYADILQIPAFLCRQTDILIAAAETGKVVNVKKGQFVSGEAMKFAVEKVKQAGNDKVMLTERGTTFGYQDLVVDYRNIPIMKEHGVPVIMDCTHSLQQPNQTSGVTGGNPKLISTIAKAAIATGADGLFIETHPDPKCAKSDGANMLHLDLLEKLLEDLVRIREAVK; encoded by the coding sequence ATGTCTGTTTCACATTTGAAAGCTCTTTTTAAAGAAAGATATAATCCAGAGAATTTCTTCCTGATAGCCGGCCCATGTGTGGTGGAAGATGAAGCACTGCTGATGCATGTTGCCGAAAAAGTATCCCGCATTTGTGAGCGTTTACAGATACCTTATATTTTCAAAGCCTCTTATCGTAAGGCAAACCGTACCAGTATCAATTCATTCAGTGGTATTGGTGACGTAGAAGGATTGGATCTGTTGCAGAAAGTAGGTCATACCTTTAACCTGCCTGTGACCACAGATATTCACTCCGCTGCAGAAGCTGCAATGGCTGCTGCCTATGCAGATATATTGCAGATCCCGGCGTTCTTATGCCGTCAGACAGACATCCTGATTGCGGCTGCAGAAACAGGTAAAGTAGTGAATGTAAAGAAAGGCCAGTTTGTAAGTGGAGAAGCGATGAAGTTTGCTGTAGAAAAGGTAAAACAAGCAGGTAATGATAAAGTGATGCTGACTGAACGTGGTACTACCTTTGGTTACCAGGACCTGGTAGTAGACTATAGAAATATTCCTATTATGAAGGAGCATGGTGTACCTGTGATCATGGATTGCACACACTCATTGCAACAGCCTAACCAGACCAGTGGTGTAACAGGTGGTAATCCAAAACTGATCAGCACCATTGCGAAAGCTGCTATTGCAACCGGAGCAGATGGCCTGTTCATCGAAACACATCCGGATCCGAAATGTGCTAAATCTGACGGTGCGAATATGTTACACCTGGATCTGCTGGAAAAACTGCTGGAAGACCTGGTGAGGATCAGGGAAGCTGTTAAATAA
- a CDS encoding HD domain-containing protein, producing the protein MKSHPLFYVWESLVSNYTNDSLLVQEGFNSILTHYNESHRFYHNLDHVQTLLVFIEEYNHLVHDLETLQLAVFFHDIIYDVQRADNEERSALVATQFLEQTSYPPEKIALVSEYIRATKSHQNPNKDSDLDCFLDFDLFILSGPERMYQAYAKNIRKEYGIYPDSVYVPGRKKILQYFLDRPSIYKTAGFRERFDAVAKENIHRELEKLSL; encoded by the coding sequence ATGAAATCCCATCCACTATTTTATGTCTGGGAAAGCCTGGTGAGCAACTACACCAACGACTCGTTGCTGGTGCAGGAAGGCTTTAATTCCATACTAACCCATTACAATGAATCACATCGGTTTTACCATAACCTGGATCATGTTCAGACATTACTCGTATTCATCGAAGAATACAATCACCTCGTACATGACCTGGAAACACTTCAACTGGCCGTATTTTTCCACGATATCATTTATGACGTTCAGAGGGCTGATAATGAAGAGAGAAGTGCACTGGTAGCCACGCAATTCCTGGAGCAAACCAGCTATCCTCCAGAGAAGATCGCGCTGGTATCAGAATACATCAGGGCCACGAAATCACACCAGAATCCCAACAAAGATTCGGACCTGGATTGTTTCCTGGACTTTGACCTGTTTATACTAAGCGGACCTGAACGCATGTACCAGGCATACGCAAAGAATATACGAAAAGAATATGGCATCTACCCGGATTCAGTATATGTGCCTGGCAGGAAAAAGATCTTACAGTATTTCCTCGACCGGCCCTCGATTTATAAGACAGCTGGTTTCAGGGAGCGGTTTGATGCTGTTGCAAAGGAGAACATCCACAGGGAATTAGAAAAGCTGTCGCTTTAA